The Candidatus Marinimicrobia bacterium CG08_land_8_20_14_0_20_45_22 genome contains the following window.
TTTAGATGGATCTTTGATGACGATGGAATATTTGGGCGAACAGTTCAAATTTCGTCCGTATTTAAACCGGATGCTTGGCGAGGTTTCTTTGTCACCGATAACCTTGACGTCATTCCGGACACGGATGCTTCCGTGATCGCTGGTCAGGATAACAGTGAAATCATGTTCGGCAAATTTTCGTAGGACGGAATATATCCAGGAGTGTTGAAACCATGTCCGTACAACCGAGCGGTAACTGGCTTCATTAGGCACGATCTCCCGGAGAATTTCCGAATCAGAGCGCCGATGAGCCAGCACATCGACAAAATTGACGACCAGCGCGATGAAAGAGCTCTCCAAAAGCGACGAGAGTTTTTTATCCGTCGCCCAACCAGCCGTCGAGTCGAGAACTTTGATATATTTCATTCCGTTCTTCAGATCGATCGATTCTCTCCTGAATAGATTCTCGAGCAGTTGCGATTCATACTTGTTCATCGAAGTTTCGTCTTCTTCTGCTCTTTCCCAGATGTCCGGATGAAGTTTTTGAACTTCGTCGGGGAAAAGTCCGCTAAAAATAGAATTCCGCGAATACGGCGTCGCAGTAGGAATCGTGGAAAAGTAATAATCCGTCCGTATGTTGTAAAAATCGTATAAAAGCGGCTCAAATGTCAACCACTGATCTAACCGCATACAATCGATCACAATAAAAAGCACCTTTTCGTTGTTTTTCAAATACGGAAAGGCATATTTATAGAGAACATCCGGAGAGATCGTCGGACGAAAATGGCGGTCTTCTTTTAACCAATCGGTATATTTTTTCTCGATGAATTTTCCAAACTCGATGTTGCAGTCGCGCACCTGATCTTCCAGCGTCTCTTTGAGTCCCAAATCGGGATGATCGTCAAATTCAATATCCCAACCGGCTAATTTTTTATAGATGTTGATCCAGTCGTCGCTTCCAAGATCTTCGTACAGCATCTCGGAAATTTCTTGAAACTCTTCCATGTAATTCTTGGATGCGTGTTCGGAAGAAATGCTTTTCTGCTCGAGAATTTTTTTGCATGCCATTAAAATTTGGCTGGGATTCACCGGTTTGGTCAGATAATCCGTGATCTTGCTTCCGATGGCTTTTTCCATCAGGCTTTCTTCTTCATTTTTGGTAATCATAATAACCGGTAAGCCGGGTTTGATGACTTTCATCTCCGAAAGCGTTGTCAGTCCGTCTTTTCCCGCCATCATTTCGTCGAGCAGAACGACGTCGATATTTTCCTGCGAGACGATCCTAATGGCGTCGTTTCCATTCGATACGGGAATCACATCGAACCCGCGGCTTTTCAAAAAGAGTATATGCGACCGGAGTAAGTCGATTTCGTCATCGACCCAGAGTATTTTACCGCGTCTGGTTACCATTTTTTCTCCTGCTAATTCGGATCATTTTATCTATTTATTCCGTCGATAATCGAGCGAAATTATGTCAGTTCTTCATCCATCTAAAAAATCGATATAATATACCCACTCTTGCCTGTTTCTCAAGGTAAAATTCTGAATTTTTCCACGTCAGGAATGACCCTGAGGTAGAAATAAAATCTATTTGGTCGTCATGATAAACTCGCCCTGCCAGTTTTCGCCGGGCGGATTTTTCTTAAATATCTCGCATCTGCCGATAAAAATAGTCGATGGCGCGTCAGTGCCAGTTACTGCAATCGCGTTTTTGAAATTCCGAATCGCAGAGTCCCAGTTTTGCTCCCAGTACAGTTCGATTCCACGAGTAAAATGACCGGCGATTTCCTGCTGGAAGTTGGTGAGCAAGCCTTTTTTGCTCATCAGTTCATAGACGGTGATTGGTATCAGTTTTCCTTTGACAACAAGTCTGTCCAGAACGCGAACTTCGATGTGATCTTTAGCGAGTCGGTGCGTTTCTTCGCCGATCATCATGTACGTTCCATACTGCTTGTTAGCGCCCTCAAATCGCGAAGCCTGATTGACAGCATCACCCATGACAGTATATTGAAATCGCTGGGCTGAGCCCATGTTCCCGGCGGAAACGACCCCGGAGTTGACGCCCATTCTGACATAAATGTCGCATCCGTGATCACGTTTGATTTCGGAACGGGCTTCAACCAATCTTTCCTGTTGTTCGATTGTTGCAAAACAGGCTTTCCATGCGTGATCTGGGTCCTCCATCGGTACGCCGAAATCGCACATGATGGCGTCGCCTTCGTATTTATCGACATATCCGTCGTATTTCATCAGGATTTCGGTCATCGGTGAAAGATATTTATTTAAAACGACAGCGAGTTCTTCCGCGGAAAGGCTCTCGGAAATTGTTGTAAAATTCGCGACATCCGAGAAAAACATCGTCGCCTCGCGCTTTTCACCCGACAAACTAAACGCATCCGGATGGTCTTCCAGATATTTTAAAACTTTCGGCGACATATAAGTCTGGAACATGCCGCGAATCTTTTTCTTTTCCTTTTGTTCCGATAGAAATTGATACACCACGCCGCCGACATAACTGAGCACGATGCCGGTTAAAATCGGAAACAGGTAAATCCAGACGGAACGATGAGAAAACATCCAAAACGAACCGCTTAAAGTTAGAGCTGAAAGCACAAGCATCGCGACGCCGCCGACCACCGGCCGAGCAATAGAAACGAGTATAGCCGTTATCAGCGAGAAAAGAATAATGAGAATAATGTCAGTCGTGAACGGTAATGCGGTGATGAATTTTCCGTCGAGCATCGTCTGAATGGCATGCGCGTGCGTCTCCACGCCCGGCATTAGTCGCCGATTGCCCGCGAAGTTGTAGTACGGCGTGAATTTATTGTCGTGGAGTTCTTCGATGGAGACACCGATCAGCGCGATTTTCCCTTTGAACGGATTCATCGCGTCGAGAACCGAATCGACTTTTGCGGTGTCGCCGACGGCGAGCGCCTCCAGCGCCAATGCCTGTTTGGCAGAATCGCCAAGCATGGCTAACCGCAGTTCGTAAGGATAAATCGAATTTCTCTTAAAAATCTCCAGATAATCCGTATCCTCTTCGTCTCTAAGATCGAAATCGGCATCGTCGAGAACGGCCGACATCGAATAGGTTGGAAAGGTTGCCGCCGGTCCGCTGTAATTGATCAGAATTGTCTGCTCAAAACCTTGACTACCGCGATGTCCGAGAACGCGGGCTGTGTGCAAATCGCTGGAATCGGAAAAAATGAAATAGCCTTTATCGAATTGGAGCTTCGGATTCCCATAAATTCCATTTTCATGAAGGAAGATTTTACTGCCCAGAGAATAAACATATTTCTCCTGATATTCTTCAAAAATGGAGTAACGACGGGTGAAACCGTCCGGGTCCTGCATCTCTCCAACGACACCCCATTCACTGCCGGTTTCCAACAATACGGGAAGCGGTTCGTCGGCATAGCTGTAAACACCGCCACGTGTGAATTCCCGCGCAATTTTCCCTGCCAAAATCACGTTTCCGTATTTGCGGATGGCATCCGCCAGAATCTGATCACCCTTAGGATTTTTATAATCCGGCTCCGTGAATTGAATATCGAACATGATTTGTTTGATGCCGACTTCGTTCAGGTTTTCGATCAGTGTGGCATAATATTCACGCGGATACGGATAACGATCGATACAACTTTTGAAAGTTTGATCGTCAACCGCTACGATGACAAGATTGGATTTCGAGATGTCCTGAATGCCACGAGATTTAACCCTCATGTCCAGCAATTTTAGTTCAAACTCCCTGAATGCACCAAAGAGGAAGAGAACAGAAACGATTAAAGAGATGACTGCCGAGATGGAGAGTCCCCATCCGGCCTGTTTGATGATATTTTTCTTCATACTATCAGCCGACGGATTTAGAGTTCAACGGAATATGATAGGCTAAAACTCAAGTCATTAAAACTTTCATCGGAAAGGCGGTCTGCGATCAGTGTTTCGTTTAGCCTTCCACGAAGCGTGTGTATTTTAAAAAATCGGTAATATGCTCCGATAAAGACATTATGTTGGGAAAAGTCAACGAGTCCAGAGCCGTTCATCAGATTGTACCCTCCGAGAACGCTGATCTTACCCTTCAAGAAATCATATTGTCCTTGCGTGGCTATTGATAAAAAGTTATAAGGTTTGCTTGCAAGTCCGCTCTCATTCTTATTGGTCGAAATCTTCAGAGAAGTCTTCAGTGGGAATTTGAATGTCGAGTTGATTCCGAAACTGATCATCGATGTGGACATGGAATTGAATTGGTACCCTGCAACTCTGCCGCTGACACGGTCGCTCCGGTCGGAATTCGCATACGATATGTTAAAGTGATGTTTGACGCCGCCGAACTCGATGAGATGCGAAATCGTGATGTCCTGTCGCATCGTCATATTGGATTCGCGTTTATCCCGCAAGAGGAAGGAATCGACCACAGTCGGCGTCGTCGGATTATAGTAATAAGTCGTGTCGAGAGTTTCGATGTCATTCTTTCGGCCGTACTGCATCGTGTTAAAATTCACAGTCGGCAGACCTTCTCCCGGATAAAGCGAGATTCCGGCGGAAAACGTCGTCGTTGTTGTTGTACCGCTCTTGTCTTTGTTCAAGTTGTCGCGTAATTGTTCAAAGTTCAGCGTCACGAATAGCCTGTTGCCGAAAAGGCGGATTTTATCGCCGACCCGAAAGCCCTGAACGTCGGTGCGCTGATACGGATTTCCCAGCGAGACAAATTCCGGTCCGACGCGCTGGTATTTGAAAGTGAAGTAATTGTTAAAATAATTGAGCGTTAAAAAGGTCTTAAAGGCCGACGACGGCATATTTAAAAACGAGTAAAGTCCGATGCCGGTCGTGTCCAGATCAATGGGAAAGAACGGCTTGATATTTTGGTTGATGATAAAAAGCCAGCCGAAATCATCCAAGTCGAACGGAATATCTTTCAGAGTAATATTCATACCCTGAAAAGTAAGCGTATCATTTCGAACGGTGTCGCCGGGCGCGAAAGTATCTAAGTCTTCTTTGCTTAGTGGGCCGCCGGTAATATCGCGGTTTGTATAGGAGACTGCGAAATCGGTTTTCCAGACAAAGCGCCGGTTATCGAACGAGAAAAGCAGGTCTGTGCCGAGAACGATATTATCCTGCGGTTTGTTGGATCCGGCCATAGTAATGTTGACGCCGGAACCATCGCGGATGCCGCCGTAATTTTTCTTCACCGACAACGTATCATCGAGAGCTTTTAAAAACGAAAGCCCGAACTGAAAATGCTTGCCGCTCCCGAAATAGGGACGAAATGCCCATAATTTACGGGAATAAGTATAACCGGTACGCGAGTATTCCAACGAGTCTTCCAATCCGCTAGCCAAAGTGTCTGGAATATCGCTGATCGTTCCCGGAATGACTCTTTCGGTTTCGCCCGTGATGAAATGGAAGTTGAAGTATTTCAGTTTGAGGTCGGCTTCAATACCGCGGACGCGTTTTCCGTTCAGACCAAATTCCGAGAAACGCGGATTCACGTCGCCAAACCGCAAATCCAGAAAGGAACTGGTCAGACTGGCGGTAATCCGGTTCTTCGGCTGTTTATTCGGATCTTCCAGTGACGTTCTCAGGACTTGCGCATTGAACTGGAGCCAATCGAATTGGCCGGACAGATCGCCCCGAATTTGGCTAATGTTCTGCCGGATGCCTCTTACCTGTTCGGAGTTTGTCTCGGCCGTGATGCGCGAAGAAACATCCATAAACCGCTTGGCTTCTTTGACATTGCGGACGACGGTGAAGTGAACGACGATCGGAGAGAACGGATCTCCGAGACGATTGTTCATCACCATTTTCAGCGTGTGAATTCCGGGCGTCATGTTTTTGGGACAGACTGAAACCAAGTCTTCAGTGATTTCCGCTTCCCGCGTAATATTTTTTCCGTCAAGATCGACAATAATACTTTGAAGAGCTACATCGGGCGCAGAAAACATTGAAACCGCCACAAGCACTTCTTCAGCAGGTACAATTTCGCCTTCCTCTGGACTCAGTACAATTACATTGCTGGGAATCCCACCCTGCGCATCCAGATATGCGTTGCGCACGTTGCCGGACGCATCGATTTTTCTTCGTACTGTTAAAAACATCGGCACATTATACGGATCGGTTTCCGGATAGGCGCACATACTTCCATCTGTAAATTCGGCGACGATAAGGTATTCAACGCCGCTTTCTTTCACATATTCGGCAGGAATCATGGCTTTGTAAACGCCCATATATTCGGACATGTCGCCTTCGATATATGCCGATTGTCCGGTTTCCCGGAAAAACATCCGAACTCTCTGAATACCTACCTGATTCCCTTCGATAATGGATTCGATAAGAATCGGCGTGTTGGTATATACTTCCCTCGGCGGAGAATGCAGAATTTTCACCTGACCGAAAGCCGACTCCGACAGGAACGTCATGAGAACTAGACATAGTATCTTACAAGAATGCATACAATTCACCACAACAATTATTTAAAGCCAACTACATTAAATTATTTGTAATCGATACGTAAATCTTTCGTTTCGCCGGATGGATTTTGGAATTGAATTCTCAGCGAATTGATCATCTCAGTTCCCTGTTCGGGTTTATCTTCTGGAGCTTCGCCGGATTGTGTTGATTCAACGCCCGTCTCACCATCAGGCATTGATGTTCCTGTTTGATTCGCACCGACGAGTATAATCGCTCCGCTTTCATTATTAGTCACTTCAACCAACCCAGAAATGCCATAAAATGCATCACCATTGATCGGATCGGACTGAACCCAGAAAACGGTTCCTTTTACTGATGCGACAG
Protein-coding sequences here:
- a CDS encoding PglZ domain-containing protein, producing the protein MVTRRGKILWVDDEIDLLRSHILFLKSRGFDVIPVSNGNDAIRIVSQENIDVVLLDEMMAGKDGLTTLSEMKVIKPGLPVIMITKNEEESLMEKAIGSKITDYLTKPVNPSQILMACKKILEQKSISSEHASKNYMEEFQEISEMLYEDLGSDDWINIYKKLAGWDIEFDDHPDLGLKETLEDQVRDCNIEFGKFIEKKYTDWLKEDRHFRPTISPDVLYKYAFPYLKNNEKVLFIVIDCMRLDQWLTFEPLLYDFYNIRTDYYFSTIPTATPYSRNSIFSGLFPDEVQKLHPDIWERAEEDETSMNKYESQLLENLFRRESIDLKNGMKYIKVLDSTAGWATDKKLSSLLESSFIALVVNFVDVLAHRRSDSEILREIVPNEASYRSVVRTWFQHSWIYSVLRKFAEHDFTVILTSDHGSIRVRNDVKVIGDKETSPSIRFKYGRNLNCSPKYSIVIKDPSKYRLPDLGINNNYLVAKENFYFVYPTNYHKFESYYRDTFQHGGISMEEMILPIVTLSPK